From a region of the Nonlabens sp. Hel1_33_55 genome:
- a CDS encoding helix-turn-helix domain-containing protein — MHIEVITKDDLASLKQEIISQISNLLEGKSNTSEWLKSAQVKKMLNISSGTLQNYRVNGTIPYTRIGETIFYDRKEIEKILNDNKVG, encoded by the coding sequence ATGCACATTGAAGTAATTACCAAAGATGATTTAGCCTCTCTAAAGCAGGAAATCATCAGTCAAATCTCAAACCTTCTTGAAGGTAAGTCTAATACCAGTGAATGGCTTAAAAGTGCTCAAGTTAAGAAGATGCTCAATATATCTTCTGGAACATTGCAGAACTATAGAGTCAACGGCACAATACCTTACACACGTATTGGAGAGACTATATTCTACGATCGTAAAGAAATTGAAAAGATTCTTAACGATAATAAAGTAGGATAA
- a CDS encoding Lin1244/Lin1753 domain-containing protein has protein sequence MKNLKKDGYWFPHYSNTKNEPLIARMRMILGAEAYGIYIMILELMRDEEEYKLNSSYEVIAYNLNLQNHDIVKKVIEDFGLFEFENDSLIVSKRLNKLMSGYDKTIIDSQINGYKSALIKHRDYTKVDLKSLPNKEIQRIYQKEFLDIPPKMLDVVKTSGKVFKSSFNKESIGDESIADEKKINSNKIEDDVDFQILLKSYFNKLASDQSKIYEFVYDMRNNLTSENFPKRLEGFVQTLKENEVDLDTYDHFIELFIDHQNRNYGT, from the coding sequence ATGAAAAATCTAAAAAAGGATGGCTATTGGTTTCCACATTATTCCAATACGAAAAACGAACCGCTAATAGCTCGAATGAGAATGATTTTAGGTGCCGAAGCTTATGGTATTTATATTATGATACTAGAGCTAATGAGAGACGAGGAAGAATATAAACTGAATTCTTCCTATGAAGTAATTGCATATAACTTAAATCTCCAAAATCATGACATTGTAAAGAAGGTGATTGAGGATTTTGGTTTGTTTGAATTTGAAAATGATTCATTAATTGTTTCAAAACGGCTAAATAAGTTGATGTCTGGATATGACAAGACAATAATCGATTCTCAAATAAACGGGTACAAGAGTGCTCTAATCAAGCATAGAGATTATACTAAAGTCGATTTGAAGAGCCTCCCAAACAAAGAAATCCAAAGAATTTATCAAAAAGAATTTTTAGACATACCTCCTAAAATGTTAGACGTTGTCAAGACCTCTGGAAAGGTCTTTAAAAGCTCTTTCAACAAAGAGAGTATAGGAGATGAAAGTATAGCAGATGAAAAAAAAATAAATTCTAATAAAATAGAAGATGATGTTGATTTTCAAATTCTTCTAAAAAGCTATTTTAATAAGTTGGCAAGTGACCAATCAAAAATTTATGAATTTGTATACGACATGAGAAATAATCTAACCTCAGAAAATTTTCCAAAAAGATTAGAAGGCTTTGTGCAAACCTTAAAGGAAAACGAGGTTGATTTAGATACATACGATCACTTTATTGAACTTTTTATAGACCATCAAAATCGTAATTATGGAACTTGA
- a CDS encoding tyrosine-type recombinase/integrase has translation MTQTFYLKKPKSNKETLILFSCSFKEEQKKFVYSTGEVIHPKDWDQKNKSPIINSKTPGVRSIRTQLSRYSECFHESLAASKLMQIQFTSSVLKDALDLKFKKTVKGNNDFFDTYDRFILEKIKNQDWSVSTIKRYGYMKSLLLSFQNERNFNLNFVNINSSFISEFTDFCLTDKGHINNTFSRNLGLFKTFMIWAYKNRLTYNDEFKNFKRKKQVITNQVALTKKDIEHLLNAKCKSKSLERVRDVFVFSCVTGCRFGELKFISKSSISGDTLYLKEEKGSEKKVREIPLGKIASFILKKYDFELPLVANQNHNEYIKTVFLDAGFTQKVEKLSVSGKTVTRKKMSFWERVSSHTARRTFITMMKREGKSDKLISKITGHLDMKTLNTYYQVDSDEKKEAVDQVFDIDFNILKKV, from the coding sequence ATGACGCAAACCTTTTATTTAAAGAAACCAAAGTCAAACAAAGAAACACTTATTCTATTTTCCTGTTCCTTTAAGGAAGAGCAAAAGAAGTTTGTGTACTCAACTGGAGAAGTGATTCACCCTAAAGACTGGGATCAAAAAAATAAATCCCCTATCATAAATAGTAAAACGCCAGGAGTGCGATCAATACGTACGCAACTTAGCCGCTACTCTGAATGCTTCCATGAATCTTTAGCTGCTTCTAAGCTAATGCAAATTCAATTTACTTCTAGTGTGCTCAAAGATGCACTAGACCTCAAGTTTAAGAAAACGGTGAAAGGAAACAACGATTTTTTTGATACTTATGACAGGTTTATATTAGAAAAAATAAAAAACCAAGATTGGTCAGTATCTACAATAAAAAGGTATGGATACATGAAAAGCTTACTGCTAAGTTTTCAGAATGAACGAAACTTCAACCTGAACTTTGTAAATATCAATTCTTCTTTTATCTCAGAGTTTACTGATTTTTGTTTGACGGATAAAGGTCACATTAATAATACTTTCTCTAGGAACCTTGGACTTTTCAAAACTTTCATGATTTGGGCTTACAAAAACAGATTGACTTACAATGATGAGTTTAAAAATTTCAAAAGAAAAAAGCAAGTAATAACTAACCAGGTAGCCCTTACAAAAAAGGACATTGAACATCTACTTAATGCAAAATGTAAATCAAAGTCATTAGAACGTGTAAGAGATGTATTTGTGTTTTCTTGTGTTACAGGTTGTCGATTTGGAGAGTTGAAATTTATTTCAAAAAGTAGCATCTCAGGTGATACACTTTACTTGAAAGAAGAAAAAGGGTCTGAAAAAAAGGTAAGGGAAATTCCATTGGGAAAAATAGCGAGTTTTATTCTAAAAAAATATGATTTTGAACTTCCTCTTGTTGCAAACCAAAATCATAATGAATACATAAAAACAGTATTTCTCGATGCAGGGTTTACGCAAAAAGTTGAGAAGCTATCGGTAAGCGGGAAGACCGTTACCAGGAAAAAAATGAGTTTCTGGGAAAGAGTAAGTTCACATACAGCGCGTCGAACATTTATAACGATGATGAAAAGAGAAGGAAAGAGTGATAAACTTATCAGCAAAATTACTGGCCACTTAGACATGAAAACCTTGAATACTTACTATCAAGTAGATAGTGATGAAAAGAAAGAAGCTGTAGATCAGGTTTTTGATATTGATTTTAACATTTTAAAGAAAGTTTAG
- a CDS encoding site-specific integrase, which produces MNRTFGILFYLKKSKVDSKGFAPIYLRITVDGTRKEVSIKRRIEIKKWSTAANKAIGRTDDVRELNAYLDIITSKLYQHHKELIENDELVTAEKIKNKYLGKTVKDKTILQIFKTHNDQVRALVGQDFAAGTLDRYETVYRHLESFMAHTYNVSDVELKKIDYQFITDFDFYLRSVRKCANNSTVKYMKNFKKIVRIALANNWIQFDPFLNYKVQLKNVEREFLTEEEIEVMLNKEMHTPRLELVRDIFIFCCFTGFAYTDVKKLKPDHVVTGIDGGKWINTNRNKTKVKTNIPLLEIPLQIIEKYKNDPVANNAGLLLPVLSNQKSNAYLKEIADLCGITKNLTTHLARHTFATTITLNNGVAIESVSKMLGHTSLKTTQHYAKILDKKVSSDMNFLRARLATNNKVSQKQAG; this is translated from the coding sequence ATGAACAGAACATTTGGAATCCTATTTTACTTAAAGAAAAGTAAGGTAGACAGTAAAGGTTTTGCACCCATCTACCTAAGAATTACAGTAGATGGAACTCGTAAGGAAGTAAGCATCAAAAGACGCATCGAAATTAAAAAGTGGAGTACTGCCGCTAACAAAGCGATTGGCCGTACAGATGATGTAAGAGAGCTTAATGCCTACTTAGATATCATCACTTCAAAACTCTACCAGCATCACAAAGAGCTGATTGAAAACGATGAATTAGTAACAGCCGAAAAGATCAAGAATAAGTATTTAGGAAAGACGGTTAAGGACAAAACGATACTCCAGATATTCAAAACCCATAACGACCAGGTTAGAGCATTGGTAGGACAAGATTTTGCTGCAGGCACTCTTGATCGTTATGAAACGGTCTACCGCCATTTAGAAAGCTTTATGGCTCATACCTATAATGTAAGTGATGTGGAGCTTAAGAAAATTGACTATCAATTTATAACTGACTTCGATTTCTATCTGCGTAGCGTGCGTAAGTGCGCTAATAACAGCACGGTCAAATACATGAAGAACTTCAAAAAGATAGTTCGCATAGCATTAGCAAACAACTGGATTCAGTTTGATCCGTTTCTTAATTACAAAGTACAGCTTAAGAATGTGGAAAGAGAGTTTCTTACTGAAGAAGAAATCGAAGTAATGCTCAATAAAGAAATGCATACACCACGTTTAGAGTTGGTCAGAGACATATTTATTTTTTGCTGCTTCACTGGCTTTGCCTATACAGATGTAAAGAAGCTTAAACCAGATCATGTAGTTACTGGTATTGATGGTGGTAAATGGATCAACACCAATCGCAACAAAACAAAAGTCAAAACCAATATTCCTTTACTAGAAATACCGCTTCAAATTATTGAGAAGTACAAGAATGATCCAGTAGCAAATAATGCTGGTTTATTGTTGCCGGTGTTGAGTAATCAGAAGTCCAATGCCTACCTAAAGGAAATAGCAGATTTATGCGGCATCACTAAAAATCTAACCACTCACCTTGCCCGACACACTTTTGCCACTACAATAACATTAAATAACGGTGTAGCTATTGAATCAGTAAGTAAGATGCTTGGTCATACTTCGTTAAAAACAACTCAGCATTATGCTAAGATCTTAGACAAGAAAGTTAGTAGTGATATGAACTTTTTAAGAGCAAGGTTAGCAACCAATAATAAGGTAAGTCAGAAACAGGCAGGATAA
- a CDS encoding helix-turn-helix domain-containing protein, with translation MSKPIIQIKELRIENLSADQLFSKIEEIVDAKIQATLNKKGQPDHKSLQQLAAANPVCVGTLRNYIKSGRLKAFKIGDRVFVKNEDFEKAMSEVKSKKYKR, from the coding sequence ATGTCAAAACCTATCATTCAGATAAAAGAACTCCGAATTGAGAATCTTTCTGCAGATCAATTGTTCTCTAAAATAGAGGAAATAGTTGATGCAAAAATCCAAGCTACTCTTAATAAAAAAGGTCAACCTGATCATAAATCTTTACAACAACTCGCAGCAGCCAATCCGGTATGTGTAGGAACTCTGCGCAACTATATTAAGTCGGGTAGATTAAAAGCTTTTAAAATAGGGGATAGAGTCTTTGTCAAGAACGAAGATTTTGAAAAAGCTATGTCAGAAGTTAAATCCAAGAAATATAAAAGGTAG